From Desulfuromonas soudanensis, the proteins below share one genomic window:
- the rd gene encoding rubredoxin produces the protein MEKYRCVICDYIYDPAEGDPGNGVPAGTPFSDLPADWVCPLCGADKSNFEKI, from the coding sequence ATGGAAAAATACCGCTGCGTCATCTGCGACTACATCTACGATCCCGCCGAGGGCGACCCCGGCAACGGCGTCCCCGCCGGCACCCCCTTCAGCGACCTCCCGGCGGACTGGGTCTGCCCCCTGTGCGGAGCCGACAAGAGCAATTTCGAAAAAATCTGA